A region from the Inhella inkyongensis genome encodes:
- a CDS encoding transposase, translating into MARQARLVLAGQPHHVLQRGHNRQPVFMDDADRQAYLDALREATRLHGVLVHGYVLMPNHIHLLVTPHEADGLARAMQTLGRRYVAGFNRRHGRCGTLWEGRFRTTLIEAPLFYAAALQYIEQHPQRAGLVDTAADYAWSSAAHHLGQRRDPLIAEHAAHWALGNTPFERELRWRHALAEPLAPDLLSQLRRHVHGGWPLLSPARASQLAQQLDRPMSARPVGRPRLHSVPN; encoded by the coding sequence ATGGCCCGTCAGGCTCGGCTGGTGTTAGCCGGTCAACCGCATCATGTTCTGCAGCGCGGCCACAACCGCCAACCGGTGTTCATGGACGATGCGGATCGCCAAGCCTATTTGGACGCCCTGCGCGAGGCCACGCGTTTGCATGGTGTGCTGGTCCACGGCTATGTGTTGATGCCCAACCACATTCACCTGCTGGTCACACCGCACGAGGCGGACGGGTTGGCCCGCGCCATGCAGACCCTGGGTCGTCGCTACGTGGCCGGCTTCAATCGCCGTCATGGACGCTGCGGCACGTTGTGGGAAGGGCGCTTCCGCACCACCCTGATCGAGGCCCCGCTGTTCTACGCAGCGGCTTTGCAATACATCGAGCAACATCCCCAGCGAGCCGGGCTGGTGGATACCGCAGCTGACTACGCCTGGAGCAGCGCGGCCCACCACTTGGGTCAGCGTCGCGATCCGCTCATCGCCGAGCACGCGGCGCACTGGGCTCTGGGCAACACACCCTTTGAGCGCGAGCTGCGCTGGCGTCATGCCCTGGCCGAGCCGCTGGCACCGGACCTGCTGAGTCAGCTGCGGCGCCATGTTCACGGGGGCTGGCCGCTGCTAAGCCCAGCCCGGGCATCCCAGTTGGCGCAGCAACTGGATCGGCCGATGAGCGCGAGGCCGGTCGGGCGTCCCCGCTTGCACTCTGTCCCCAATTAA